A window of Gammaproteobacteria bacterium contains these coding sequences:
- the rfbB gene encoding dTDP-glucose 4,6-dehydratase: MDKYTPRNILVTGGAGFIGSHFVRQLLQTADNLFIVNLDALTYAGSIKNIADLISYPNHRFVKGNIIDRAIITEIFMHHSIDTVVHFAAESHVDRSINEPGQFIQTNIVGTFTLLDVAREVWRQRYALDPTQCRFHHISTDEVFGSLDKLEAPFTETSHYEPNSPYSASKASSDLLVRAYTKTYNLPCTLSNCSNNFGPYQHDEKFIPTTISACLNQFPIPVYGDGSNIRDWLYVEEHCQAILQILHHGKVGDTYNIGGNYEISNIDLAKLICTIMDTIYPTLNPHAELITFVKDRAGHDWRYAISIDKIQNELGWSPSADFQANLLKTIQWYLQLARAETSTVSI, encoded by the coding sequence ATGGATAAATATACTCCTCGCAATATATTAGTGACAGGTGGCGCTGGTTTCATTGGCAGTCATTTCGTGCGGCAACTATTACAAACAGCTGATAATTTATTTATTGTAAATTTAGATGCATTAACTTATGCGGGGTCCATAAAGAATATTGCCGATCTTATTTCTTACCCAAATCATCGTTTTGTGAAGGGGAATATAATTGATCGAGCGATTATAACGGAAATTTTCATGCATCATTCTATCGATACCGTGGTGCATTTTGCTGCTGAGAGTCATGTTGATCGATCTATTAATGAGCCAGGGCAATTCATTCAAACAAATATAGTGGGTACCTTTACCTTGCTTGACGTTGCAAGAGAAGTATGGCGTCAACGTTATGCTCTGGATCCTACTCAATGTCGCTTCCATCATATTTCTACCGATGAGGTATTCGGAAGTTTAGATAAACTTGAGGCGCCTTTTACGGAAACCTCTCATTATGAACCCAATTCTCCCTATTCAGCCAGCAAGGCAAGTTCAGATTTATTGGTAAGGGCATACACCAAAACGTATAACTTACCCTGCACCCTCTCTAACTGTTCAAATAATTTTGGTCCTTATCAACATGACGAAAAGTTTATACCTACTACCATCAGTGCATGCCTTAATCAATTTCCCATCCCCGTATATGGTGATGGCTCAAATATACGTGATTGGTTGTATGTAGAAGAGCATTGTCAGGCTATATTGCAAATACTCCACCATGGCAAAGTGGGCGACACCTACAACATTGGTGGTAATTATGAAATTAGTAATATCGATCTCGCGAAACTCATTTGCACAATAATGGACACGATTTATCCCACCCTGAATCCACACGCCGAACTGATTACCTTTGTTAAAGATAGGGCGGGGCATGATTGGCGTTATGCAATCAGTATCGATAAAATTCAAAATGAATTAGGTTGGTCTCCGAGCGCAGATTTTCAAGCTAACTTACTTAAAACTATTCAGTGGTATTTGCAATTGGCGAGGGCTGAAACGAGTACTGTTTCAATTTAA
- a CDS encoding NTP transferase domain-containing protein gives MKGIILAGGKGTRLYPLTRATNKHLLPVGHEPMIYHLIRQMVSANIHEILVITSTFHMGDVVNCLGSGAMFDCSLTYKVQEEASGIAHALALAKGFANGDKICVALGDNIFEYSIVPYVKRFSEQKEGARVLLKEVGDPERYGVAALDECQVIDIEEKPSMPKSKYAVVGLYFYDDQVFDIIESTKPSIRGEYEITSVNNYYISKRQLEYDICVGRWTDAGTIESLLEANKILIRNKNQIIAHG, from the coding sequence CCGCTTATACCCATTAACACGGGCAACCAATAAACATCTTCTCCCCGTCGGTCATGAACCCATGATCTATCATTTAATAAGGCAAATGGTCTCTGCCAACATTCATGAGATTCTGGTGATTACTAGTACCTTTCATATGGGAGATGTAGTGAATTGTTTGGGAAGTGGGGCCATGTTTGATTGTTCACTCACTTATAAAGTTCAAGAAGAAGCGTCAGGGATAGCTCACGCTCTTGCATTGGCGAAGGGGTTTGCGAATGGCGATAAAATTTGTGTGGCATTAGGCGACAATATTTTTGAATACAGTATTGTGCCCTATGTAAAACGCTTTTCTGAGCAAAAGGAAGGCGCGAGGGTATTGCTGAAAGAAGTAGGGGACCCTGAACGTTATGGGGTAGCTGCATTGGATGAATGTCAGGTCATCGATATTGAAGAAAAACCTTCAATGCCGAAATCGAAGTATGCGGTAGTCGGTTTATATTTTTATGATGATCAAGTGTTCGACATTATTGAGAGCACAAAACCTTCTATTCGCGGAGAATATGAAATCACTTCAGTCAATAATTATTATATCTCAAAACGTCAGCTCGAATATGATATTTGTGTAGGTCGTTGGACAGATGCAGGCACGATTGAGTCATTACTCGAGGCAAATAAAATTTTGATACGTAATAAAAATCAGATAATTGCGCATGGATAA